In Candidatus Methylomirabilota bacterium, the following proteins share a genomic window:
- a CDS encoding Arc family DNA-binding protein: MATITLKDIPQNIHKALKQRAKRNGRSLNREVLAILVSSVMPRKVDVDAYLVEIRQHRESLPGRLTDDLLEEAKRTGRP; encoded by the coding sequence ATGGCAACCATTACCCTGAAAGACATCCCACAGAACATCCACAAAGCCCTTAAGCAGCGGGCGAAACGCAACGGCAGAAGTCTCAACCGGGAGGTATTGGCGATACTTGTGTCGTCAGTTATGCCGCGCAAGGTCGACGTGGATGCCTACCTGGTGGAGATTCGCCAACATCGTGAGAGCTTGCCCGGTCGGCTTACAGATGACCTTCTCGAAGAAGCGAAGCGAACCGGGCGCCCATGA